In one Vicugna pacos chromosome 22, VicPac4, whole genome shotgun sequence genomic region, the following are encoded:
- the FSTL3 gene encoding follistatin-related protein 3, with the protein MRPGAPGPLWPLPWGALAWAVGFVGSVGSGDPAPGGVCWLQQGREATCSLVLKTDVSRAECCASGNIDTAWSNFTHPENKISLLGFLGLVHCLPCKDSCEGVECGPGKTCRMLGGRPRCECAPDCAGLPARLQVCGSDGATYRDECELRAARCRGHPDLRVMYPGRCRKSCAHVVCLRPQSCVVDQTGSAHCVVCRAAPCPAPSSPGQELCGNNNVTYMSSCHLRQATCFLGRSIGVRHPGSCAGTPEQLDAESEEEEENFV; encoded by the exons ATGCGTCCCGGGGCGCCGGGGCCACTGTGGCCACTGCCCTGGGGGGCCCTGGCATGGGCCGTGGGCTTCGTGGGCTCCGTGGGCTCGGGGGACCCCGCGCCCG GTGGTGTCTGCTGGCTCCAGCAGGGCCGAGAGGCCACCTGCAGCCTGGTGCTGAAAACCGACGTGAGCCGAGCTGAGTGCTGTGCCTCTGGCAACATTGACACTGCCTGGTCCAACTTCACCCACCCGGAGAACAAGATCAGCCTCCTGGGCTTCCTGGGGCTCGTCCACTGCCTCCCCTGCAAAG ATTCGTGCGAAGGCGTGGAGTGCGGCCCCGGCAAGACCTGCCGCATGCTGGGGGGCCGTCCACGCTGCGAGTGCGCGCCCGACTGCGCGGGGCTCCCGGCGCGCCTGCAGGTCTGCGGCTCGGACGGCGCCACCTACCGCGACGAGTGCGAGCTGCGCGCCGCGCGCTGCCGCGGCCACCCGGACCTGCGCGTCATGTACCCGGGCCGCTGCCGCA AATCGTGCGCGCACGTGGTGTGCCTGCGGCCACAGTCATGTGTGGTAGACCAGACGGGCAGCGCACACTGCGTGGTGTGTCGCGCGGCGCCCTGCCCCGCGCCCTCCAGCCCTGGCCAGGAGCTCTGTGGCAACAACAACGTCACCTATATGTCCTCGTGCCACCTCCGCCAAGCCACCTGCTTCCTGGGCCGCTCCATTGGCGTGCGCCACCCGGGCAGCTGTGCAG